The window TCCCTCAGGAGCGCATTAACTGCCTGGAAGGGACCCATGAGTTTTTCGAGGCCATTGGTTTCCAGAAGGCGCTGCTTCCGGTTCCTGATCAGGGTAAGGGAGGTAGAGCAGGGTCTTGGCTGTGCTGGGAGGAgggcagcagggtggggggctCTCCCCGCGGCAGCAGAGTGACCCCTGTGCGCGCCCCAGAGGGCCCCGAGGAGTTCTACGTGCTGAGCGAGGCcgccctggcccagccccagagCTTGCAGAGGCACAGGGAGCAGCTGCTGGTCGCCGAGCCCGTGCGGGCCACCCTGGCCCGCCAGCGCCGGGTCTTCCGGCCCTCGCCCATGGCCTCCCAGTTTGACCTGCCCGGGGACTTCTTCAACCTCACGGCGGAGGAGATCAAGCGGGAACAGAAGCTCAGGTCCGAGGCCGTGGAGCGGCTGAGCGTGCTGCGGACGAAGGCCATGCGGgagcgggaggagcagagagagatgcGCAAGTACACGTACACGCTGCTGCGCGTCCGCCTCCCCGACGGCTGCCTCCTCCAGGGTGGGTACCCGTGGGGCCGGCGCTGTGGCGGGAGGGGGGGTAGGCCCTGGGGTGCTCCCCGGGGGTGCTCCTGTGGACCTCAGCCCCACTGACTGTCCCGCCCACCCAGGGACCTTCTACGCCCGGGAGCGGGTGGCCGCCCTGTACGCGTTCGTCCGGGAGGCCTTGCAGAGCGACTGGCTGCCTTTCGACCTGCTGGCCTCGGGCGGGCAGAGGTTGTCGGAGGACGAGAGCCTGGCCTTCAACGAGTGCGGGCTGGTGAGTGATGGGCtccctgcctggggctgggggtggcgggGAAGTGTCTCTGGGTTTCCCTGCCCGGCACAAACTCCCCGAGAGGGCAGCCGGGgccctgggttcaagtcccaccttCCCATGCACGTGCGGCATGCCCCCAAGTGCCGTGTCTCTGCCTCGGTTTCCCACCTAGAGAGTGGGAACACGGCAGGCGTGTTAGAGTTCTCCGAGGAGCAGAACCAAGGCAGATGGATGGGAGAGGGCCtcactggggctggggaggggtggtcAGACCCTCCCTCGGGCAGACTGGAGGGACGGCCGCTGGCTGGGGTGTTCGCCGGCCCGCGGGAATGGGCCAGTAGTGGTGGGCGCGCTCACTGGCGGGGAGCTGCCCGGGGCGAGGGAGGCCCCGGCTCCGGCACCAGGGAATGAGCGTGAAGTCTCCATCACGTAAAGGCCGGAGTGGGGCTGAGGCTTCTTGTCCCACCGCAGGTGCCCTCGGCCCTCCTGACCTTCTCGTGGGACGCAGCCGTGCTAGCGGACATCAGGGCCGCCGGGGCCGAACTGGACTCGTCTATTCTGAAACCTGAGCTCCTGGCGGCCATCGAGAAGCTCTCGTGAAATAAAAGCAGGGTCGGCTTTAGCCCGCGTGGGTTTGTCTCATGCTCTCCTGCTTCCTCCACCACTACCCGCCCCCCCACGCTGTCTCCTCCCTCCCGGGGTCCCCCGCTCCTCCGGAACTGCCTGCCCTGGCCCACAGAGCACTGCGGGCATAGGGGGGAGGAGCGCTGGTCGGCTGCGACGTGTGCCTGGGACGGCCACCTGGAGAGGGCGCTTGGGAGGCAGCCGTCGTACCTGTTCACGGAGCCCCTGGGCAGGAGAGTAGGCCTGCGGCATGGGCCCAGTCCCTGCGGACTGTGGCCCAGATGGCCGCGGCTGGCCCTAACGCCGAGCCACAGGGTTGCTGGGGACAGCGGCAGTGGGAGATGCAGGGCCTGTCAGGACATGGTTCTGTGATTACTGAGTTACGAACCTGAATAAACGACATCGGACCAGGCTCCTGGTGCTGAGTTGAAGCTGTGCCACGCAGGGTAGGGGCGGTGGCCGCAGGGCTGCGGGCACAGGAGGCCCGTGTGGCTCCCGGGGGCTGGGGCCAGGTGAGCACCTGCTGAGGGCGGGCCTCCCAGAGAGCTCTTttcttgcggggggggggggtgcagaacAAGGTCCCCACAGATGGCCCATCCTCAGCCCCGGTCCCTGTGGTGGCTACTTTATAGGACTAAAGGGGGTGTGCCTGTGATTGGTGATACCCAGACGGGGAGTGTCCTGGGTAGgcaggtgggcccagtgtaacACCTGGAAGGAGGTGGAAGGAGGCAGAAGATGCCAAGCTGCAGGGGTCAAAGGTGGAGGAGGGGCCACGAGTCCACATGGGCGCCTCTGGAAGCTGCAAAAGGCAGGCAGGTGGTCCCCCCTCCAGGGCTTCTGGAAGGAactggccctgcccacaccttggtTTCTAACCCATGAGGCCCATGTCAGACTTTTGATTCCCAGAACCGTAAAAACAAGTTTGGTTTAAGCCaagtgtgcgtgtggtgtgtttCCGCAGCCACAGGGAGTGAGGAACAGGGAAGCCGAGCCTGGAGCACGGGAGGCGCTGGCCCTTGACCACTCATCTGGACCGTCCCCGCCTCTCCCCCCAGGCCAGCCCCTCCCAGACCCTCTCTTCCCGCGCAGAGGCCTGCGCTGGCTGGTCCTCCGGCCACCGCCAGCTCAGTGGGGGACAGACTTGAAGCTCTGAGCCCCAAATGTGATTTCAAAACCAAAACTGCCTTGTAACCCCCAGCCAGCAAGTAGCCCCACACACGCTTTTTCTTCCCACCTGGGCCGCCAGCTGCTCTGTTCCCACACAGGGCAAGACCGGGGCCTGTCCTCTGCTGCCCCGTCTCGGTCCCCACCCCGCCCAACTGTGACTTGGCGTTGACTGCACGTGGTCAGGTGGCCAACTAAAACGGGTTGCGGGGGACCCGGCCGGCGGAGGTAGCCCCGTCCGCAGATGCAGCACACACACCTGTATTCGGATGCAGCTGCACCCCGCCTCCTGCGGGGAGTCCTGGCCTTCGAGTGccctgagggtggggtggggtcacCCTGTCTTGGCCAAATCCAGTGGATGCTGAACactccggggcgggggggggggggggggggcgcaggaACAGTAAGAACTCGACAGAGGGACCAGGCGTCCAGGTTAAATGGAGTCCATGAGCTCTGCCAAAATCTCAGTGCCCCCAGGCCTCTGATGTGCTCTGATCCCTCTGTGGGGCCGCTCACAGCCCCAGCACGGCTGCTCCAGCGCACAGGGGCCCGCAGCCGTCTGCGCATCTTTCCCCAGGTGTGACCCGACCCCGGCATCCATCTGGAAGCCACAGTTCCAGTCCCGGTGGCCTAACAGATGGGCAGGAGGGCCAGACCGGCAGAAGCACCTTCCGGAAGCTGTCACCTTGTACTAGGTCAGCATAGAAACCGTAGAGGTGGGGACAGTGCTTCTGCAAGGTGTGACTGTTCATACAAACGAGGTAGGGGAGTGCGCACCCGCCAGCCCAGAGCGGGGGGCCAGCCCAGGGGATGGAACGTACCCACTCACAAGAAACGATGTTCGAAAAGACAACAGATGCACCGGGTCAGGGCTGAACAATAAGTTTATACACACCCACTTCAGGTCCAACTCATTTACAAGCATTTCATCACAGCGCCTGCTTGGGGGCCCACAGGCGCGACCAGCCTGTCCCTGTACAGGTCCTCACATTGCAATAATGCTTTATTAAAGGGCAGATTAATATGCagcttttggggggaaaatttttacaaatatcaAAAGGAACAAATCAAGCATCCTCTATAAAACTTTCCAGACCTCCGGGGAGGCCTGCGAAGCAGGACAAAGTGCTCTTTACACAGGACTCGCAGGACTTTCAAGTATCCAAGAGGCGTTTGTGAATGCCCTAACCATTCTACCTACACACACCGGGCCGGCGGGGCACTCAGCAGGGGCCGAGCGAGCGGGCGGGCACGGGGCTCTCACTGGTGTCCATGCCCACGGACCCCCCGGCTCCAGAAGTGGTTCCACACGGGGCTGGGGCCTCTGCAAGGCAAGAGAGGGAGGCGGCTTTAGCTGGCTGCACCCCCAGACCGGGTAGGGGCCCGAGTCACTGCCCCCCcatgcccccctgccccccttcaGACAGCTACACTCACTCGCAGCC of the Halichoerus grypus chromosome 1, mHalGry1.hap1.1, whole genome shotgun sequence genome contains:
- the UBXN6 gene encoding UBX domain-containing protein 6 isoform X1, translating into MKKFFQEIKADIKFKSAGPGQKLTESVGERAPKERPNQPALRQPRQGPTDEAQMAAAAALARLEQKQPRARGPTSQESIRNQVRKELRAEATVSASTEAPGTNTVPEAKEEGSAHLAVPSVCFTCPLTGATLRKDQRDAHIKEAILSHFSTDPVAASIMKIHTFNRDRDRVKLGVDTIAKYLDNICLHPEEEKYRKIKLQNRVFQERINCLEGTHEFFEAIGFQKALLPVPDQEGPEEFYVLSEAALAQPQSLQRHREQLLVAEPVRATLARQRRVFRPSPMASQFDLPGDFFNLTAEEIKREQKLRSEAVERLSVLRTKAMREREEQREMRKYTYTLLRVRLPDGCLLQGTFYARERVAALYAFVREALQSDWLPFDLLASGGQRLSEDESLAFNECGLVPSALLTFSWDAAVLADIRAAGAELDSSILKPELLAAIEKLS
- the UBXN6 gene encoding UBX domain-containing protein 6 isoform X2; protein product: MAAAAALARLEQKQPRARGPTSQESIRNQVRKELRAEATVSASTEAPGTNTVPEAKEEGSAHLAVPSVCFTCPLTGATLRKDQRDAHIKEAILSHFSTDPVAASIMKIHTFNRDRDRVKLGVDTIAKYLDNICLHPEEEKYRKIKLQNRVFQERINCLEGTHEFFEAIGFQKALLPVPDQEGPEEFYVLSEAALAQPQSLQRHREQLLVAEPVRATLARQRRVFRPSPMASQFDLPGDFFNLTAEEIKREQKLRSEAVERLSVLRTKAMREREEQREMRKYTYTLLRVRLPDGCLLQGTFYARERVAALYAFVREALQSDWLPFDLLASGGQRLSEDESLAFNECGLVPSALLTFSWDAAVLADIRAAGAELDSSILKPELLAAIEKLS